Proteins from a single region of Hordeum vulgare subsp. vulgare chromosome 6H, MorexV3_pseudomolecules_assembly, whole genome shotgun sequence:
- the LOC123403371 gene encoding uncharacterized protein LOC123403371 → MCGVAGGMRWRVRYAADLVSASQIRLDEGVLWLRLEAMRMVLLDADGKTVDARFLKDGERIDIGLQQEGDAGELRSGAELVRTNTMQLMKLCETARQGITGG, encoded by the exons ATGTGCGGGGTGGCGGGCGGTATGCGGTGGCGGGTGCGGTATGCGGCGGATCTCGTCTCCGCCAGTCAGATCCGCCTCGATGAAGGGGTCCTATGGCTTCGATTGGAGGCGATGAGGATGGTTCTTCTCGATGCGGACGGGAAGACGGTGGATGCTAGATTTCTCAAGGATGGAGAGCGGATTGACATAG GATTGCAGCAGGAGGGCGACGCAGGAGAGCTACGTTCTGGTGCGGAGTTGGTAAGGACTAATACCATGCAGTTGATGAAGCTCTGCGAGACAGCGAGGCAGGGGATCACAGGAGGATGA
- the LOC123403370 gene encoding protein Brevis radix-like 2 isoform X2, whose translation MLACIACSTKDGGEDGSRAVGAPNGRDAGKSLTSQLKDMVLKFSGSGKHYKATGSPSFRGNRFHRSSSRLAAYPGIVDDSGFTSDGASEAYSYTRTTSTAGARTAPSTTWDMPKINHGFLPHVRNPSASWIPSIGEAEEEDDDDDEETVVLEEDRVPREWTAQVEPGVHITFVSIPGGAGNDLKRIRFSREMFNKWEAQRWWGENYDRVVELYNVQTFRQQGLSTPSSSIDDAMQRESFYSRDGSTRDSPVVTAVSRGERPITRTTSYKAACHPSTAVPDPSDQVWAHHFNMLNSAAGASSMPSSAGAPAPYDASRATTSSLDEASVSVSNASDLEATEWVEQDEPGVHITVRELGDGTRELRRVRFSRERFGEERAKVWWEQNRDRIHTQYL comes from the exons ATGCTAGCATGCATCGCCTGCTCGACCAAGGACGGTGGAGAGGACGGCTCCCGTGCTGTCGGCGCACCCAACGGCAGGGACGCCGGCAAGTCTCTCACCTCACAG CTCAAGGACATGGTGCTCAAGTTCTCCGGCTCCGGCAAGCACTACAAGGCCACCGGGAGCCCATCCTTCAGGGGCAACCGCTTCCACCGCTCCAGCAGCCGGCTGGCCGCCTACCCGGGCATCGTGGACGACTCGGGCTTCACGTCCGACGGAGCCAGCGAGGCGTACAGCTACACGAGAACAACGTCGACCGCTGGCGCGCGCACCGCACCGTCGACAACGTGGGACATGCCCAAGATCAACCATGGCTTCCTGCCGCACGTGAGGAACCCGAGCGCGAGCTGGATACCGAGCAtcggggaggcggaggaggaggacgacgatgacgatgaggagACTGTGGTCCTGGAGGAAGACCGCGTGCCGAGGGAGTGGACCGCGCAGGTGGAGCCCGGCGTGCACATCACGTTCGTCTCCATCCCGGGCGGCGCCGGCAACGACCTCAAGCGCATCCGCTTCAG CCGGGAGATGTTCAACAAGTGGGAGGCGCAGCGGTGGTGGGGCGAGAACTACGACCGCGTGGTGGAGCTGTACAACGTGCAGACGTTCCGGCAGCAGGGCCTCTCGACGCCGTCGTCCTCCATCGACGACGCCATGCAG AGAGAGTCATTCTACTCCCGCGACGGCTCGACGAGGGATAGCCCGGTGGTGACGGCGGTGAGCAGGGGGGAGCGGCCCATCACCCGGACCACGTCGTACAAGGCGGCGTGCCACCCGTCCACGGCCGTGCCGGACCCGTCCGACCAAGTGTGGGCGCACCACTTCAACATGCTCAACTCGGCCGCGGGCGCGTCGTCGATGCCGTCGAGCGCCGGCGCCCCGGCGCCCTACGACGCGTCGCGGGCCACCACGTCGTCGCTGGACGAGGCGTCCGTGTCGGTGAGCAACGCGAGCGACCTGGAGGCGACGGAGTGGGTGGAGCAGGACGAGCCCGGCGTGCACATCACCGTCCGCGAGCTCGGCGACGGCACCCGCGAGCTCCGCCGCGTCCGCTTCAG CCGGGAGCGGTTCGGCGAGGAGCGGGCCAAGGTGTGGTGGGAGCAGAACCGGGACCGGATACACACGCAGTATCTGTAG
- the LOC123403370 gene encoding protein Brevis radix-like 2 isoform X1 produces MLACIACSTKDGGEDGSRAVGAPNGRDAGKSLTSQLKDMVLKFSGSGKHYKATGSPSFRGNRFHRSSSRLAAYPGIVDDSGFTSDGASEAYSYTRTTSTAGARTAPSTTWDMPKINHGFLPHVRNPSASWIPSIGEAEEEDDDDDEETVVLEEDRVPREWTAQVEPGVHITFVSIPGGAGNDLKRIRFSREMFNKWEAQRWWGENYDRVVELYNVQTFRQQGLSTPSSSIDDAMQQRESFYSRDGSTRDSPVVTAVSRGERPITRTTSYKAACHPSTAVPDPSDQVWAHHFNMLNSAAGASSMPSSAGAPAPYDASRATTSSLDEASVSVSNASDLEATEWVEQDEPGVHITVRELGDGTRELRRVRFSRERFGEERAKVWWEQNRDRIHTQYL; encoded by the exons ATGCTAGCATGCATCGCCTGCTCGACCAAGGACGGTGGAGAGGACGGCTCCCGTGCTGTCGGCGCACCCAACGGCAGGGACGCCGGCAAGTCTCTCACCTCACAG CTCAAGGACATGGTGCTCAAGTTCTCCGGCTCCGGCAAGCACTACAAGGCCACCGGGAGCCCATCCTTCAGGGGCAACCGCTTCCACCGCTCCAGCAGCCGGCTGGCCGCCTACCCGGGCATCGTGGACGACTCGGGCTTCACGTCCGACGGAGCCAGCGAGGCGTACAGCTACACGAGAACAACGTCGACCGCTGGCGCGCGCACCGCACCGTCGACAACGTGGGACATGCCCAAGATCAACCATGGCTTCCTGCCGCACGTGAGGAACCCGAGCGCGAGCTGGATACCGAGCAtcggggaggcggaggaggaggacgacgatgacgatgaggagACTGTGGTCCTGGAGGAAGACCGCGTGCCGAGGGAGTGGACCGCGCAGGTGGAGCCCGGCGTGCACATCACGTTCGTCTCCATCCCGGGCGGCGCCGGCAACGACCTCAAGCGCATCCGCTTCAG CCGGGAGATGTTCAACAAGTGGGAGGCGCAGCGGTGGTGGGGCGAGAACTACGACCGCGTGGTGGAGCTGTACAACGTGCAGACGTTCCGGCAGCAGGGCCTCTCGACGCCGTCGTCCTCCATCGACGACGCCATGCAG CAGAGAGAGTCATTCTACTCCCGCGACGGCTCGACGAGGGATAGCCCGGTGGTGACGGCGGTGAGCAGGGGGGAGCGGCCCATCACCCGGACCACGTCGTACAAGGCGGCGTGCCACCCGTCCACGGCCGTGCCGGACCCGTCCGACCAAGTGTGGGCGCACCACTTCAACATGCTCAACTCGGCCGCGGGCGCGTCGTCGATGCCGTCGAGCGCCGGCGCCCCGGCGCCCTACGACGCGTCGCGGGCCACCACGTCGTCGCTGGACGAGGCGTCCGTGTCGGTGAGCAACGCGAGCGACCTGGAGGCGACGGAGTGGGTGGAGCAGGACGAGCCCGGCGTGCACATCACCGTCCGCGAGCTCGGCGACGGCACCCGCGAGCTCCGCCGCGTCCGCTTCAG CCGGGAGCGGTTCGGCGAGGAGCGGGCCAAGGTGTGGTGGGAGCAGAACCGGGACCGGATACACACGCAGTATCTGTAG